Proteins encoded in a region of the Sulfurimonas marina genome:
- a CDS encoding carbonic anhydrase codes for MIKKSGLLDGNEIFVNSYFKKHSEELLDLVKNGQNPKALFIGCADSRVIPNLITQTAPGELFVLRNVGNFVAPYKPDEEFHSTATGIEYAVNALNVSEIIICGHTHCGAIASLYSELDDDSFIHTKKWLTLGEKPKALAKLALGKDASKEELLRLTEKLSVISQIENLLTYPYIKEGVANETIHIHGWMYDIQTGAIEYYDPDEHAFKSLIKEGDNVAV; via the coding sequence ATGATCAAAAAAAGTGGATTATTAGACGGTAATGAGATCTTTGTGAACAGTTATTTTAAAAAACACTCTGAAGAGTTACTCGATCTTGTTAAAAATGGACAAAATCCCAAAGCTTTATTTATAGGATGTGCAGATTCTCGGGTTATACCAAACCTGATTACACAAACTGCACCAGGTGAACTTTTTGTACTGAGAAATGTAGGGAACTTTGTAGCACCCTATAAGCCCGATGAGGAGTTTCACTCAACAGCAACAGGGATAGAGTATGCTGTTAATGCTTTAAATGTTTCAGAAATAATTATCTGCGGACATACCCATTGCGGTGCTATCGCTTCGTTATACTCGGAACTTGACGACGACTCGTTTATTCATACAAAAAAATGGCTGACACTTGGAGAGAAACCAAAAGCACTTGCAAAACTCGCACTTGGAAAAGATGCTTCTAAAGAGGAGTTGCTGCGTTTGACTGAAAAACTCTCTGTGATTTCACAAATTGAAAACCTCTTAACTTATCCATATATCAAAGAGGGTGTTGCAAATGAAACTATCCATATTCATGGATGGATGTACGATATTCAAACAGGGGCTATTGAGTACTACGATCCAGATGAACATGCATTTAAATCACTTATAAAAGAGGGTGATAATGTTGCAGTTTAA
- the argJ gene encoding bifunctional glutamate N-acetyltransferase/amino-acid acetyltransferase ArgJ, protein MYKLEKIEGGVCAANGFYADGISAGLKANNAKDMAFIYADTMCEIASTFTTNKMAAAPIKHFKSKGDFKTNFVLINSKNANAMTGDAGVDDIEEVLSHLPSKAVNPVMSSTGVIGVRLPKEKLINGLAQFDLTQQNPTSAAQAIMTTDSFKKEIAFQVTLRDGSSFNIGAMAKGAGMINPAMATMLCFITTDADVANATMQKILDRVVITTFNAASVDGDTSTNDTVMLLSNSKSGAYDEEAFEDALHQIMEFMAKQMVKDGEGATKLVTYKVTGAKDDREAEVVAKALSNSLLVKTALYGEDPNWGRIASTVGASGAEAKEETLTISFDDVCVYEKGKLYFDAEMEKVAAAVMKKDEFTISCDLGLGSGEFTAFGCDLGYEYVKINADYRT, encoded by the coding sequence TTGTATAAATTAGAGAAAATAGAGGGCGGTGTTTGTGCCGCTAACGGTTTTTATGCAGATGGTATTAGTGCCGGTTTAAAAGCAAACAATGCTAAAGACATGGCATTTATTTATGCAGATACAATGTGTGAAATTGCATCAACTTTTACAACAAATAAGATGGCAGCTGCACCTATTAAACATTTTAAGTCAAAGGGTGACTTTAAAACAAACTTTGTACTTATTAACTCGAAAAATGCCAATGCTATGACAGGTGATGCCGGTGTTGATGATATTGAAGAGGTTCTTTCTCACTTACCTAGCAAAGCTGTAAATCCTGTAATGAGTTCAACGGGTGTTATCGGTGTAAGATTACCGAAAGAGAAGCTTATCAACGGTTTAGCTCAGTTTGACCTTACACAACAAAATCCGACAAGTGCTGCTCAAGCTATTATGACAACGGACAGCTTTAAAAAAGAGATTGCATTTCAAGTGACACTACGTGACGGTAGCTCGTTTAACATCGGTGCTATGGCAAAAGGGGCAGGGATGATCAACCCTGCAATGGCTACAATGTTGTGTTTTATCACGACTGATGCAGATGTTGCAAACGCTACAATGCAAAAGATACTTGATCGTGTAGTTATAACTACATTTAATGCTGCTTCAGTTGATGGTGATACATCTACAAACGATACTGTAATGCTCCTTTCTAACTCTAAAAGCGGTGCTTACGATGAGGAAGCATTTGAGGATGCACTGCATCAGATCATGGAGTTTATGGCAAAGCAGATGGTAAAAGATGGTGAGGGTGCTACAAAACTCGTAACCTATAAAGTAACGGGTGCAAAAGATGACCGTGAAGCTGAAGTGGTTGCAAAAGCGCTTTCAAATTCATTACTTGTAAAAACTGCGCTTTATGGGGAAGATCCAAACTGGGGGCGTATCGCTTCAACAGTCGGTGCAAGCGGAGCAGAAGCAAAAGAGGAAACATTGACAATCTCTTTTGACGATGTATGTGTATATGAAAAAGGGAAGCTTTATTTTGATGCCGAGATGGAAAAAGTTGCGGCAGCAGTGATGAAAAAAGATGAGTTCACAATCTCTTGCGATTTAGGTTTAGGTTCAGGCGAATTTACAGCATTCGGCTGTGATCTTGGATATGAATACGTTAAAATTAACGCAGATTACAGAACTTAA
- a CDS encoding potassium channel family protein, with the protein MNLLERIRKFLNWEIAPKPDSKLLPEVYPHLKAFRLPLILTVVVMLIGTIGYVLIDDFPIIDAIYQTAVTFTTVGFGEIRPISDAGRIFTINLIIAGFAVFSSAIGILVSELNKGHIVAILKERRMLYKIARLKKHFVVCYHNDYTIEVTKQLRKNHIPFVVIDPRPEIHEWALEYKYPHFLQAEPHAELSMLKAHLASAKGMITLSDSIADNIALIASVRLFEKEHFLPRPYYVISAAESMSDVEKLKKLGSDTVVSPTKLTAQRVSAMAARPDMENLLEEFLYKTDNPIDMQEIEVPKYSWAVLKKLKETHIRQIANTSVVGITKKDGKFVAMPKGDVLVTSECRLLVIGTQAGIRTTRDILRKRLKPKELKFV; encoded by the coding sequence TTGAATCTTTTAGAAAGGATTCGTAAATTCCTAAATTGGGAGATTGCTCCCAAACCCGACTCAAAACTTCTTCCGGAAGTTTACCCTCACCTAAAAGCATTTCGTTTACCCCTAATTTTAACCGTAGTAGTGATGCTAATCGGAACTATAGGTTACGTACTTATAGATGATTTTCCAATCATTGATGCGATATATCAAACAGCTGTTACATTTACCACAGTAGGTTTTGGAGAGATCCGTCCTATATCTGATGCAGGTAGAATTTTTACGATCAATCTGATCATTGCAGGATTTGCAGTATTTTCAAGTGCGATCGGTATTTTAGTTTCAGAACTAAACAAGGGGCATATAGTAGCTATACTCAAGGAGCGAAGAATGTTGTATAAAATCGCAAGATTGAAGAAACATTTTGTTGTGTGTTACCATAACGATTATACGATCGAAGTAACCAAACAGTTACGTAAAAATCATATACCGTTTGTAGTAATAGACCCAAGACCTGAAATCCATGAATGGGCATTAGAGTATAAATATCCCCATTTCTTACAGGCTGAACCGCATGCAGAGTTGTCGATGTTAAAAGCGCATTTAGCTTCTGCTAAAGGTATGATCACACTATCTGATTCTATTGCGGATAATATTGCTCTAATTGCATCTGTAAGATTGTTTGAAAAAGAACACTTTTTACCTCGTCCATATTATGTTATCTCTGCAGCTGAATCTATGAGTGATGTAGAAAAGCTGAAAAAACTGGGTTCTGATACGGTTGTTAGTCCTACAAAATTGACAGCTCAAAGGGTCTCTGCAATGGCAGCAAGACCTGATATGGAGAACCTTTTAGAAGAGTTTCTTTATAAAACAGATAATCCAATTGATATGCAAGAGATCGAGGTACCGAAGTACTCATGGGCAGTTCTAAAAAAGCTTAAAGAGACACATATAAGACAGATCGCAAACACATCTGTTGTAGGTATTACGAAAAAAGACGGAAAGTTTGTCGCAATGCCAAAAGGTGATGTTTTAGTTACAAGTGAATGTAGACTTTTAGTAATTGGAACACAAGCAGGTATTCGAACAACAAGAGACATTTTAAGAAAAAGATTGAAGCCTAAGGAGCTGAAGTTTGTATAA
- the rpmB gene encoding 50S ribosomal protein L28 produces the protein MARRCAISGKGPMSGNNVSHAKNRTKRRFLLNLRTVRITLEDGTTKKIKISARELRTLKKNS, from the coding sequence ATGGCAAGAAGATGTGCTATCAGCGGCAAAGGGCCGATGAGTGGAAACAATGTTTCTCACGCAAAAAACAGAACTAAGCGTCGTTTTTTATTAAACCTAAGAACAGTGCGTATCACATTAGAAGATGGTACAACGAAAAAGATTAAGATTTCTGCAAGAGAATTACGCACACTTAAGAAAAATTCGTAG
- a CDS encoding HDOD domain-containing protein, translating to MITKTQIDNFIEKIPPSPQVLKQTVAILNQGELSKAAKVASQDAAMSSYLKNIVNKPIYGFRQEVKDISQIFGILGLSGSQQAVYNYMISLLSPAKWSLFKLNSHTFYELQAILTTNWQKILKHLNIENKDIESAITLLPASIIVADALFGEKLDDVNLLRSANAIDYNTILERLCKMDLFDICEEIAKKWEMDEVTSNIVQCASGVKPSEDEQINLLGKWMHLLLFYTLSKPEFIEATLNDFVDFQIDFVEDIYPDFITLMDVQ from the coding sequence TTGATTACTAAAACACAAATAGATAATTTCATAGAGAAGATCCCCCCGTCTCCTCAGGTTTTAAAACAAACGGTAGCTATTCTTAATCAAGGGGAATTAAGCAAAGCGGCTAAAGTAGCATCTCAAGATGCAGCAATGAGCAGTTATCTCAAAAATATTGTCAACAAACCTATCTATGGCTTTAGACAAGAGGTAAAAGACATATCTCAAATCTTTGGTATTTTAGGGCTATCAGGTTCCCAACAAGCTGTATATAACTATATGATAAGTTTACTCAGCCCTGCAAAATGGTCACTTTTTAAACTCAACTCACACACTTTTTACGAACTCCAGGCAATACTTACTACAAACTGGCAAAAGATTTTAAAACACCTCAATATTGAAAATAAAGATATTGAATCTGCAATCACTCTGCTTCCTGCAAGTATTATCGTTGCAGATGCACTTTTTGGGGAAAAGTTAGATGATGTAAATCTTTTAAGAAGTGCAAACGCGATAGATTACAACACTATTTTAGAGAGATTATGTAAGATGGATCTTTTCGATATTTGTGAAGAGATCGCAAAAAAATGGGAGATGGATGAAGTTACTTCAAATATTGTCCAATGTGCATCGGGAGTTAAACCTTCAGAAGATGAACAGATCAACCTACTTGGTAAATGGATGCATCTGCTTCTATTTTACACTTTATCTAAACCGGAATTTATAGAAGCCACACTCAATGATTTCGTCGACTTTCAGATCGACTTTGTTGAAGATATCTATCCCGACTTTATTACTTTAATGGATGTACAATAA
- a CDS encoding chemotaxis protein CheX, producing the protein MRAVVKNGIGVFHPQGFLDGNAVTSLLSVEDIEATLKLNVEMVLVSLKKVIFFNRNGLDAFVKMFQKVRSENQSMVGFCDYDPKKYEAIMKFYSDGLNFSLFQTLEIAELLTSSFRNQQKNVLLFSDDKSQRAAMAIELHDNGHNPIIAQTQEEFDEKSKAKDSYDLIIENTYLGQMGQKVATRVTGNAIIYTVSSFLDAEIGTTFNIAYHNNSLQIGFRLFIFDAYKVVSMNIHALNFFSKLASSAAEFNATICFVGMTFDKTPKEFKETLEDAGIMFFNQMDDILQNKELLNDLGASSAAATKNKRALTKQVVSELPNFIDASVATIEMMTNAQAVKKNAKVDKIIIKEKQGKVASSIGFYGDIDGMVILVFPLSIAQKACELLIGEETHDKELILDTLAELVNIVGGKIKTLLADENISVDITLPRTYPDIDSLLEITQGRSAVEVDLAFSNDRFLFFLTR; encoded by the coding sequence ATGAGAGCAGTTGTAAAAAACGGGATAGGAGTATTCCATCCCCAAGGTTTTTTAGACGGGAATGCAGTAACTTCTCTACTGAGTGTAGAAGATATTGAGGCTACACTAAAATTAAATGTAGAGATGGTTTTAGTATCGCTAAAAAAAGTGATCTTTTTTAATAGAAACGGTTTAGACGCTTTTGTAAAAATGTTTCAAAAAGTAAGAAGTGAAAACCAAAGTATGGTAGGTTTTTGTGACTATGATCCTAAAAAATATGAAGCGATAATGAAGTTTTATTCCGACGGTCTAAACTTTTCACTCTTTCAAACACTAGAAATTGCCGAACTATTGACCTCTAGCTTTAGAAATCAACAAAAGAATGTACTTCTTTTTAGTGACGATAAATCACAACGTGCAGCTATGGCTATAGAACTCCACGACAATGGGCATAACCCGATAATTGCACAAACGCAAGAGGAGTTTGATGAAAAATCTAAAGCAAAAGATTCTTACGATCTTATTATTGAAAATACATATCTCGGACAGATGGGACAAAAGGTCGCAACTCGTGTTACCGGTAATGCCATCATCTATACGGTAAGTTCATTTTTAGATGCAGAGATCGGGACTACCTTTAATATAGCCTACCATAATAACTCTCTGCAAATTGGGTTTAGACTCTTTATATTTGATGCCTATAAAGTTGTCAGTATGAATATTCATGCCCTAAACTTTTTCTCTAAACTCGCTTCTTCAGCAGCTGAGTTTAATGCTACTATCTGTTTTGTGGGAATGACTTTTGATAAAACTCCAAAAGAGTTTAAAGAGACACTTGAAGATGCAGGTATCATGTTTTTTAATCAGATGGATGATATTTTACAAAACAAAGAGTTATTAAACGATCTGGGTGCAAGTAGTGCAGCTGCTACAAAAAATAAACGTGCCCTTACTAAACAAGTAGTTAGCGAACTGCCAAACTTCATTGATGCATCCGTTGCAACTATTGAGATGATGACAAATGCGCAAGCAGTGAAAAAAAATGCCAAAGTTGACAAAATTATTATCAAAGAGAAACAGGGTAAAGTTGCAAGTTCTATCGGATTTTACGGAGATATAGACGGAATGGTAATCTTAGTATTTCCTCTGAGTATTGCACAAAAAGCTTGTGAGCTTCTTATCGGCGAAGAGACCCACGATAAAGAACTTATCTTAGATACACTTGCAGAACTTGTAAATATTGTAGGCGGTAAGATTAAAACTTTACTTGCTGATGAGAATATCAGTGTAGATATTACATTACCTAGAACCTATCCGGATATTGATTCACTCCTAGAAATTACACAAGGAAGAAGTGCCGTAGAAGTTGATCT